AATGTCCGCACTACTATCCTCAAGCATAAATTCTATTCTCTCTGTAGGGTATTCTGGATCTATCGGCAGATATGCTCCTCCAGCTTTTAGAACCCCCAATATTCCTACAATCATTTCTACTGATCTATCCACCATTATTGCAACTATACTATTTTGTACAACACCTTTTTCTCTCAAAGTTCTAGCTAGTTTATTTGCTTTTTTATTCAATTCTTCATAGGTCAACTGCTTTTCTTCGAACACTACAGCTATATGATTTGGTGTTTTTTTAACCTGCTCTTCAAAAAGTTCGTGTATAGTACCTACTGGATATTCAACAGCAGTATCATTATACTTGTTTAATATCATTTCTCTTTCTTCTTGTGAAAGCAAATTTATTTCACTTAATTTTTGTTCAGGATTATTAACAATTTCTTTTAAGATATTAACTACATGATTTCCAATTCTTTGTATTGTTTCTTTTTTAAATAATTTTGTGCAATACTCTAAAATAAATTCTATATGATCTGTATTTTCAATTGCCGATAAACTTAAATCAAACTTTGCCGCTTTAAAATCAATGTTATACGGTTCGATTTTTAAGCCTTTTATATTCAACTCTAGATTATCTAAATTTTGAATAGAAAACATCGTATCAAACAATGCGTTTCTACTAATATCCCTTTTTAAGGCTAGCTTTTCAACTAATTCATCAAATTGATAATCTTGATTTTCATAAGAATTTAAGGTGTTTTCTTTTACTTTCTTCAAATAATCAATGAATCTACTGTCTGCTTTAGGACGATTTCTCATCACAAGAGTATTAACAAACATACCAATAGTATTTTTCAAATCATCATGTTGTCTTCCTGCAGTTGGCGAGCCAACTATAATGTCTTCTTGTCCCGTATATTTCGAAAGTAGCGTTGTATATGCTGCTAAAAGTAGCATATACATAGTAACTCCATTTTCCCTTGCAAACATTTTAAGCTTGTTTGTTAGTTCAGGATCTATTTCAAAACTTAATCTATCTCCCTCGCTACTTTGTATTTGTGGTCTTGGAAAGTCAGTTGGCATATTCAGAACTGGTATCTCATCCTCAAATACTTTAAGCCAATATTCCTCCTGTTTCTTTATATTATCACCGTTACAAAGCTTTTCTTTCCATTCTGAATAGTCTTTATATTGAATTTCTAATGGCGCTAATTTTTTTTCTCCAAATATATCTGTTAACTCTTTCATCAAAATGCTCATTGATACTCCGTCTGAAATAATATGATGCATATCAAGCATCATGATATGCACATCCTGACTAACTTGTACGATTTCTACCCTTAGAAGAGGAGCTACCTCTAGATTAAAGGGTCTTATGAATCGCGCCACTCGTTCTGATACGTTCTCTTTCCCTAATTCACTATATTCAATTTTAAAATCTATTTCTTTTTCTATCTTTTGAACTGGTTCTCCATCAATCATTACAAAAGAAGTTCTTAATGCTTCATGTCTATCAATTAATGCTTTAAAGGCTTTTTCAAAAGTGTCCAATTGAAAGCGCCCCTTCATTTGTATAACAACTGGTAGATTGTAAGTAATTCCACTATCCTCTATTTGATTTAAAATATATAGCCTTTTTTGAGCCGATGAAAGATTATAAAATTGCTTTTCCTCAGCTTTCTTTATTTTTGAGTAAGTACTCGTTTCTTTCCCTTTTATATATTCGCCAATGCCTTTGATAGTAGGAAAATTAAATATTTGTTTTAATGGTATTTCAACATTTAATTCTTTGTGTATCTTTGATACCAATGAAAAAGCTTTTAGTGAATGTCCTCCAGCTTCAAAGAAGTTATGATTTATTCCAATTTTCTCTATACCCAAAACGTCCTTCCACACTAAAGCCAACTTCTCTTCTACTAGATTTCGAGGTGCTTCATAATGATTTTCTATAAATTTATTGAAATCTGGTTCCGGTAATGCTTTCACATCCACTTTTCCATTAAGTGTAATCGGCAATTTTTCCATCTCTATGAAATGCAAAGGAATCATGTAACCAGGAAGCTCTTTGGCAAGCAACTCTCTCACTTTATCTATGTTCAGTTCTTCATTCAAATCATTAACTGTAATAAATGCGCAAAGATATCTGTTTCCATCTATCCCCTCTTTATCAATTACTTTAGCTTCTTTTATGTTCGATTGTCTTAATAAGTGATATTCAATTTCTTCCAGTTCAATTCTAAAACCGTGAATTTTTACCTGATTATCTATTCTACCTAAAAATTCAATATTTCCATCAGGTAGCCATCTTACTAAATCTCCAGTCCGATACACTCGTTCTCCTAAACTAAAAGCATTAGACTTGAATTTTTCTTCAGTTAATTCTTTTTTATTTTTGTATCCTCGCGCTACACCTTCTCCACCTATATATAATTCACCAGGTATTCCTATCGGCAGTAATTGAGCGTTATTATCCAAAACATATAATTTATAATTGCTTAGTGGTTTACCTATAGGTACACTCATTCCCATACAATCATTGGAACTGACCTTATAATATGTTGCACAAACAGTTGTTTCTGTAGGACCATATGAATTATAAACATCGGCAATCTCAATAATATTTTTTATATATTCATACTTTAAAACATCTCCACCACTAATAAATTTCATATTTTTATTAAGTATTAAATGCTTATTTTTATCAATTTCATTGAGTAACAGTGGTGAACAGCTTACTAAAGTCACATTATATTTTTCAATATTTTTAACTAGCTCATCTATGTTCAGATCACCAATTTTTTTACTAATAATTAATTTCCCTGAATTAGCCAAAATAGGAAATGTTTCTTCCGTAAAAGCATCAAATGAAAATGAAACTACTTGTAATATAGAATCTTCTTCATTTAAAGTAATTTGTTTTGAAAATGCATAAATATAGTTAATGACGTTACGATGTGTAGTCATAACCCCTTTAGGCTTTCCACTAGAACCTGACGTATATATTAAATAAGCTAAATCAGATGAATGATTTAAATTTTCTAGGTTGTCCTTATTTAAAGAACTAATTTCTTCATCATTAAATAAAATACTTGGAACTATTCTTACTTTGAATTGTAAGTGCTCCTGAGTAACAACTAATTTTGCTTCACTATCTTTTAGCATATATTCAATTCTTTCTTCAGGATACTCAGGGTCAATTGGTAAATATGCTGCTCCAGCTTTTAAAATTGCCAATATGCCAATTATCATTTCTGGGGATTTATCCGCCATAATTCCTATTACAGTATCCGGCTTTGCACCATTTTTTCTAAGCAACCTTGCCAGTCGATTTGCTTTTTCATTTAGTTGTTTATATGTTAATTGTTCCTCTTCAAATATAACTGCAATATGATTTGGTGTTTTTAGAACCTGCTCTTCAAATACATGGTTTAAGGTCTTATTTTTAGGAAATTCGGCCATGGTATCATTAAATTTGTGTAATATGATTTCCGTTTCTTCTTCTGAAAGTAAATTTATTTCTCCTAATTTAAGCCCCGGATTATTGGTAATTTCCTTTATTACATTTACTAAATGACCTGCAAGTCTTTTGATTGTTTCTTTTTTAAATAATTTTGTGCAATATTGCAAATCAAATTTCAAATGATCTGTATATTCTATCGCCGTAAGACTTAAATCAAATTTCGCCACATTAAAATCAATATCGCAAACCTCAGTGGTTACTCCATTTATATTAAACTCAAAATTATTTTGAGTTTGTATATCAAACATCGTATCAAACAATGCGCTTCTACTTGTTTCTTTTCTTAAATTTAGTTTCTCTACTAATGTATCAAATTGATATTCTTGATTCTCATAAGCATTTAATGTGTTTTCTTTTACTTGTTTTAAATAATCAATGAATTTAGTATCTGCTTTTGGATAACTTCTCATTGCAAGGGTATTGACAAACATGCCAATTGTATTTTTTAAATCATCATGTGTTCTTCCCGCAATTGGTGAACCAACTATTATGTCCTCTTGCCTTGTATATTTAGAAAGAAGCGTTTTATATACTGCTAAAAGAAGCATATACATAGTAACTCCATTTTCCCTTGCAAGAAATTTAAGTTTATTTGTTAATTCAGAATCTATTTCAAAACCAAGCCTATCTCCCTCACTACTTTGTATTTGTGGTCTTGGAAAATCAGTTGGCATATTCAGAACTGGAATGTCACCCTCAAATACCTTGAGCCAATATTCCTCCTGCTGCTTTATGTTATCTCCTTTATAGTATTCTTTTTGCCATTCCGAATAGTCTTTATACTGAACTTTTAATGGTGCTAATTCTTTTTCTCTAACTAAATCAGCTAACTCCTTCATTAAAATGCCCATTGATACTCCATCTGAAATAATATGATGCATATCAAGCATCATGATATGCTCATTCTGATTAACACGTAAAATCTCTACCCTTAGAAGCGGCGCTATCTCTAAATCAAAAGGTCTTATAAATCGTGCCACTCGTTCTGATACGCTATCTTCTCCTAATTCACTATATTCAATTTTAAAATCTATTTCTTTTTCTATCTTTTGAACTGGTTCTCCATCAATCATTACAAAGGATGTTCTTAATGCTTCATGTCTATCAATTAGTACCTTAAAAGCATTCTTAAAAACTTGCATTTGAAAATCGCCCACGATTTTGATAACTAAAGGAATATTATATGTCGTACCTTTAGATTCCAAATTATTTAAAATAAGCATCCTTTTTTGTGCCATTGATAAGGTATAACAATTATTTTCTGATTGTTTCGCTTTTGGAATTTCATTCTTTTTTTCTATATCTTCATTTTTTAAAGCTATAATAATTTTTTCTTTATATAACTTTATTTTTCCCTTTAATTCAGCTGTTATTAGTTCACGAGGTCCAATAATTTTTATCTTCCCTTGATTCTGATATAAGAAAATGTTTGATTTTTTCAAATCATTTATAAACCCT
This genomic interval from Bacillus thuringiensis contains the following:
- a CDS encoding non-ribosomal peptide synthetase, with protein sequence MDIKGFINDLKKSNIFLYQNQGKIKIIGPRELITAELKGKIKLYKEKIIIALKNEDIEKKNEIPKAKQSENNCYTLSMAQKRMLILNNLESKGTTYNIPLVIKIVGDFQMQVFKNAFKVLIDRHEALRTSFVMIDGEPVQKIEKEIDFKIEYSELGEDSVSERVARFIRPFDLEIAPLLRVEILRVNQNEHIMMLDMHHIISDGVSMGILMKELADLVREKELAPLKVQYKDYSEWQKEYYKGDNIKQQEEYWLKVFEGDIPVLNMPTDFPRPQIQSSEGDRLGFEIDSELTNKLKFLARENGVTMYMLLLAVYKTLLSKYTRQEDIIVGSPIAGRTHDDLKNTIGMFVNTLAMRSYPKADTKFIDYLKQVKENTLNAYENQEYQFDTLVEKLNLRKETSRSALFDTMFDIQTQNNFEFNINGVTTEVCDIDFNVAKFDLSLTAIEYTDHLKFDLQYCTKLFKKETIKRLAGHLVNVIKEITNNPGLKLGEINLLSEEETEIILHKFNDTMAEFPKNKTLNHVFEEQVLKTPNHIAVIFEEEQLTYKQLNEKANRLARLLRKNGAKPDTVIGIMADKSPEMIIGILAILKAGAAYLPIDPEYPEERIEYMLKDSEAKLVVTQEHLQFKVRIVPSILFNDEEISSLNKDNLENLNHSSDLAYLIYTSGSSGKPKGVMTTHRNVINYIYAFSKQITLNEEDSILQVVSFSFDAFTEETFPILANSGKLIISKKIGDLNIDELVKNIEKYNVTLVSCSPLLLNEIDKNKHLILNKNMKFISGGDVLKYEYIKNIIEIADVYNSYGPTETTVCATYYKVSSNDCMGMSVPIGKPLSNYKLYVLDNNAQLLPIGIPGELYIGGEGVARGYKNKKELTEEKFKSNAFSLGERVYRTGDLVRWLPDGNIEFLGRIDNQVKIHGFRIELEEIEYHLLRQSNIKEAKVIDKEGIDGNRYLCAFITVNDLNEELNIDKVRELLAKELPGYMIPLHFIEMEKLPITLNGKVDVKALPEPDFNKFIENHYEAPRNLVEEKLALVWKDVLGIEKIGINHNFFEAGGHSLKAFSLVSKIHKELNVEIPLKQIFNFPTIKGIGEYIKGKETSTYSKIKKAEEKQFYNLSSAQKRLYILNQIEDSGITYNLPVVIQMKGRFQLDTFEKAFKALIDRHEALRTSFVMIDGEPVQKIEKEIDFKIEYSELGKENVSERVARFIRPFNLEVAPLLRVEIVQVSQDVHIMMLDMHHIISDGVSMSILMKELTDIFGEKKLAPLEIQYKDYSEWKEKLCNGDNIKKQEEYWLKVFEDEIPVLNMPTDFPRPQIQSSEGDRLSFEIDPELTNKLKMFARENGVTMYMLLLAAYTTLLSKYTGQEDIIVGSPTAGRQHDDLKNTIGMFVNTLVMRNRPKADSRFIDYLKKVKENTLNSYENQDYQFDELVEKLALKRDISRNALFDTMFSIQNLDNLELNIKGLKIEPYNIDFKAAKFDLSLSAIENTDHIEFILEYCTKLFKKETIQRIGNHVVNILKEIVNNPEQKLSEINLLSQEEREMILNKYNDTAVEYPVGTIHELFEEQVKKTPNHIAVVFEEKQLTYEELNKKANKLARTLREKGVVQNSIVAIMVDRSVEMIVGILGVLKAGGAYLPIDPEYPTERIEFMLEDSSADIIITQEHLTDKNGSYGEVVNINHIDIYDIDEDNLNHINSPDDLVYIIYTSGTTGNPKGVLVEHKNLVNAHYTWRDHYELSKYEVNLLQMASMSFDVFAGDLCRSLLNGGTMYIVPSHIKLELDLLYKIIKKYKINIFESTPSLIIPFMNYVYENNFDLTTLRLLILGSDSCPIHEYKNLVKRYGENMRVINSYGVTEATIDSSYYEEEYDYIPQMVNTPIGKPLNNTKYYVLNSLLEPQPIGVYGELYIGGKGLAKGYLNKSDLTHERFVSNGFIPGEKMYKTGDLARWLSDGNIEFLGRIDNQVKVRGFRVEIGEIEAKLLGNQNINQAVVIDRKDNAGFTYLCAYIIAKEELTTSELRDYLSNYLPDYMIPSFFIQLDKMPLTPNGKIDRKALPLVQEGDLSKGTDYEAPRNEVEEHLVSAWQDVLGIKEIGINDSFFEVGGDSIKALQIVSKLSKVNLKLKIKDLFENPKIKNLSKYVKNESRVKKNYEIIQGNVPLMPIQKRHFVLNEALNNKELNHYNQSFMLYRKNGFEEQIVEKVFRKICEKHDALRMIYKEENGEIIQYNRDLNGDFFDLYVHDIKNQDNQQEIVGQLATNIQKEISITDGKMLKLCIFRTNEGDHLLITIHHLVIDGVSWRILFEDFEMLYKQAYLNEKLDIGFKTDSFKEFSENLMDYAVGNKLLKEKKYWADISKMKVDFLAKNEEIDVTDYKNSKTLTISLNKENTQKLLGETNKTYNTQINDILLAALLVTVRDLTGENRLKILMEGHGREEVIENIDVSRTIGWFTTIYPVYFDLGKEKEISMSIKLVKETLRKIPNNGIGYGVLKYLKKDQDLLNDETAPILFNYLGEMSKKATDEEFSASWLSPGESIGGENARDASIEINSIIVEDTLIINTTFNEGEYSEFLIADFNQKYKENLEMIINHCINQTESEKTASDYGYNKMSLEELDELLGEYEFIDN